AATGTGAGTAGTAATAAAGGTGGGCGAGAAAATCATGGCAGTTAAGGAAAAGAAACGCGTACAAGTCCAGATTGACAAAGAATTGGCAGATAATACCGAAGCCGTTTTAAGCCAGTTAGGTCTAAACCCAACTACCGCGATCAATATGTTTTATAAGCGGATCGTAGCTGACGCAGCATTACCGTTTAAACCAGCCCTGAGCGAAGCCGAAAGAGCTAATTTAAGCCTTTTAAAGGCTACTAAAGAGACACCAGTAACAGAGTTCAAAGACGCTAAAGAAGTCGCTGATTGGCTCAATGATCCAGATGAGGACTAATGGCTTATCAGATTAAATAAATTAATAACTGGGAAGTGTGATGAACATGAAAGATACAATCACAATTAATGACTTTTTTGAAATTGCCAAAGAAACTGATTTAAAAGATTTACTTGATAAGTCATTACATGAGCCAGATCCAGAAAAGCGCAAAGTATATGACGCTTTATATACCTACTTTTTAGATAAAAGGCAAGATGAGGTTATTAAGCGAAGGGACTTTGTCCGTTGATAGATAAACCCCAATATATAATTGTTGCTGGTATTAACGGAGCAGGAAAAAGTACGCTATACGATACATTTCCCATCTTGTTTGACAAAACAAAACGGATTAACGCTGATGAACTTTTAAGACAAATGGGTGGCGATTGGCATAAAGATAGTGACAACTTAAAAGCCATGAAAGAAGAAATCAAACAACTACACTATGCTTTAGATCACCAGCAAAGTATTCACGTAGAAACAACACTGGCAGGTAGAGGCAAAGCTCAACTCAATTTGATTGACAAAGCTCACAAAAATGGGTTTGAAGTGACTTTATTATATGTTGCTTTGCGAGATGAAAATTTAGCTATCCAAAGGGTCAACGAACGGGTACAAAAAGGTGGCCACGGTGTTCCAGTAGCAACGATCAAGAAACGTTATCAGCAATCCAAACATAATTTGCCATTAGTGGCCTTTAAATCTGATAAGGTCATGATCTATGATAATAGCGAAAAGTTTACCTCTGTTTATGCAAGAGAGAAGGGACAAGTTTTTAAGAACGATTTGAGGCATTTTCCTTGGATAAACCAAAATATTACTTATCCAGAAAAGGTGCAAAAGCAGTTACAAAATTTTGCAGATCAAAACCCAGAAGTAAAGCCTAAAAATGATCCAGAAAATAAAAACGATCGGCCTAGTTATTAGGTTGATCGTTTTTTAATTTATCCGGTTTATGGGCGTTAACATAGTCAGCAAATATTTTTAAAAGTTCTTCGGTT
This genomic stretch from Pediococcus inopinatus harbors:
- a CDS encoding type II toxin-antitoxin system RelB/DinJ family antitoxin — protein: MAVKEKKRVQVQIDKELADNTEAVLSQLGLNPTTAINMFYKRIVADAALPFKPALSEAERANLSLLKATKETPVTEFKDAKEVADWLNDPDED
- a CDS encoding zeta toxin family protein, translating into MIDKPQYIIVAGINGAGKSTLYDTFPILFDKTKRINADELLRQMGGDWHKDSDNLKAMKEEIKQLHYALDHQQSIHVETTLAGRGKAQLNLIDKAHKNGFEVTLLYVALRDENLAIQRVNERVQKGGHGVPVATIKKRYQQSKHNLPLVAFKSDKVMIYDNSEKFTSVYAREKGQVFKNDLRHFPWINQNITYPEKVQKQLQNFADQNPEVKPKNDPENKNDRPSY